GAACTATAACCCCACGAGCCCCGCGCGCCGCGGCCTCATCCTGGTCGACAAGACCGGCCTCTGGAAAGGGAAGCCGGAAAAGTCGCTCACGGAAGGCAAGCGCAAGACGGGCGGCCGTAACAACAAGGGTCACGTCACTTCGCGCGGGATCGGCGGCGGTCACAAGCAGAAGTACCGCTTCGTCGACTTCAAGCGTCGCAAGTGGGACGTGGAAGGCACCGTTGAGCGGATCGAATACGATCCCAACCGCACCGCCTTCATCGCACTGGTCAAGTATGACGACGGCGAGCTTGCCTACATCATCGCTCCGCAGCGCGTTGCTGCAGGCGACAAGGTGATCGCGGGCGAGAAGACCGACGTCAAGCCGGGCAACGCGATGCTGCTCAGCCAGATGCCGGTCGGCACCATCTGCCACAACGTGGAGATGAAGCCGGGCAAGGGCGGCCAGATCGCCCGTTCGGCAGGCGCTTACGTCCAGCTCGTCGGTCGTGACCGCGGCATGGTCATCGTTCGCCTGAACTCGGGCGAGCAGCGCTACATCCGCGGCGAATGCATGGGTACGGTTGGTGCGGTCTCGAACCCCGACAACCAGAACCAGAACTTCGGCAAGGCTGGCCGCACCCGCCACAAGGGCAAGCGTCCGCTGACGCGCGGCGTCGCCAAGAACCCGGTCGATCACCCGCACGGTGGTGGTGAAGGCCGCACCAGCGGCGGCCGTCACCCGGTTACCCCGTGGGGCAAGCCGACCAAGGGCGCACGCACCCGCAATAATAAGCAGACGGACAAGATGATCATCCGTTCGCGCCACGCCAAGAAGAAGAGGTAAGGGCACATGGCACGTTCCGTTTGGAAGGGTCCGTTCGTCGAACTCAGCCTTCTCAAGAAGGCGGAAGACGCGCAGGACCAGAGCAATGCAAAGCCGATCAAGACCTGGTCGCGTCGCAGCACGATCCTGCCGCAATTCGTCGGCCTGACGTTCAACGTCTACAATGGCCACAAGTTCATTCCGGTGTCCGTCAACGAGGACATGGTCGGCCACAAGCTCGGTGAATTCGCGCCCACGCGCACCTTCCCGGGTCACGCCGCCGACAAGAAGGGCAAGCGCTGATGAGCAAGCAGAAAGCTCCCCGCCGGGTCGCCGATAACGAGGCGCTGTCGGTCGGCACCACCATCCGTGGTTCCGCCCAGAAGCTGAACCTCGTTGCCGAGCTCATCCGCGGCAAGAAGGTCGAAGATGCGATGAACATCCTCGCCTTTTCGAAGCGTGCGATGGCGCGTGACGCCAGCAAGGTGCTGGCCAGCGCGATCGCCAACGCGGAAAACAACCACGACCTGGACGTCGACGCCCTCATCGTCGCCGAAGCCAGCGTCGGCAAATCGGTCACCATGAAGCGTTTCCATACGCGTGGCCGCGGCAAGAGCACCCGCATCCTGAAGCCGTTCAGCCGGCTGCGGATCGTCGTGCGCGAAGTGGAAGAGGCGTAAGATGGGCCAGAAGAGCAATCCGATCGGTCTGCGCCTGCAGATCAACCGTACCTGGGACAGCCGGTGGTATGCCGAAGGTGCTGACTATGCGCAGCAGCTGAAGGAAGACATCGAAATCCGCAAGTACATCGTCGACACGCTGCCGCAGGCCGCGATTTCGAAGGTGGTGATCGAGCGTCCGGCCAAGCTGTGCCGCATCTCGATCTACGCGGCGCGTCCGGGTGTGATCATCGGCAAGAAGGGCGCAGACATCGAAAAGCTGCGCTCCAAGCTCGCCGGCATGACCAGCAGCGAAGTGAAGCTGAACATCGTCGAGATCCGCAAGCCGGAAATCGACGCCAAGCTCGTCGCCCAGGGTATCGCCGACCAGCTCATCCGCCGTGTCGCCTTCCGCCGTGCGATGAAGCGCGCCATGCAGTCGGCCATGCGCCTTGGTGCCGAAGGCATCAAGATCGTGTGCGGCGGCCGTCTCGGCGGTGCGGAAATCGCCCGTGTCGAACAGTATCGCGAAGGCCGTGTGCCGCTGCACACGCTGCGCGCAAACATCGACTATGCCGAAGCCGAGGCTCTGACCGCCTATGGCATCATCGGCATCAAGGTGTGGGTCTTCAAGGGCGAGATCCTCGGCCACGACCCGGTGGCGCAGGATCGCCTGATGATGGAAGCACAGACGTCCGGCGTCAGGCCGGCTCGTTGAGGTAAAGAACCATGCTGCAACCGAAAAAACACAAGTTCCGCAAGGCCTTCAAGGGCAAGATCCATGGCAACGCCAAGGGCGGTACGGACCTGAACTTCGGGTCCTATGGCCTGAAGGCGATGGAGCCGGAACGTATCACCGCACGCCAGATCGAAGCTGCGCGTCGTGCGATCACCCGTCACATCAAGCGCCAGGGCCGTCTCTGGATCCGCGTCTTTCCGGACGTGCCGGTTTCGAAGAAGCCTGCCGAAGTCCGTCAGGGTAAGGGCAAGGGTTCGGTCGAATACTGGGCCGCGCGCGTGAAGCCGGGCCGCATCCTGTTCGAACTCGACGGCGTTGCCGGCCCGCTGGCCGCCGAAGCCTTCAGCCGCGCTGCGATGAAGCTGCCGATCAAGACCAAGGTCGTGGCCCGCCTCGGCGACACGAGCCACCTGGAGGGCTGATCATGAGCAAGATTGAAGACCTGCGGACCAAGTCCGACGACCAGCTCGTGGAAGAGCTGACCGAGCTGAAGCGCGAGCAGTACAACCTGCGCTTCCAGGCTGCCACCAACCAGCTGGAGCGTCCCGCACGCATTCAGGAAGTGCGCCGCCAGATCGCCCGCATCAAGACGCTGCAGACCGAACGGTCCGCAGCTGCCAAGGCTTAAGGAGCAACCGATGCCGAAACGTATTCTCATCGGAACGGTCACCTCCGACAAGACGGACAAGACCGTGACCGTGCTGGTGGAGCGCAAGGTCAAGCACCCGCTCTACGGCAAGATCATCCGTCGTTCCAAGAAGTACCACGCCCACGACGAAGCCAACGAATACGGCCTGGGCGATGTGGTCCGGATCGAGGAGACCAAGCCGATCTCCAAGACCAAGAGCTGGATCGTGAAGGATCGCGTGACCGCCGGCGGAACGCAGGCAGTCGAAGCCGATCTCGAAGTCGAGGCGGCCAACAACGAAATCGGCTGATCGCCCCGGCGATCGGCAACCCCGCAAGGAACTGCCGGACTGGTTCCGGCAAGCCATGAGAAGGAACCGGATCAATGATCCAGATGCAATCCAATCTCGACGTCGCGGACAACAGCGGCGCAAAGCGCGTCCAGTGCATCAAGGTACTGGGCGGGTCGAAGCGCCGCACCGCAAGCGTCGGGGACGTGATCGTCGTCTCCGTGAAGGAGGCGCAGCCGCGTGCCAAGGTCAAGAAGGGCGACGTTCACCGCGCGGTGATCGTGCGCACGAAGAAGGACGTCCGTCGCCCCGACGGCAGCGTCATTCGCTTCGACAGCAATGCCGCGGTCCTCGTCAACAAGAGCGAAGAGCCGATCGGCACCCGTATCTTCGGCCCGGTGGTGCGCGAACTGCGCGGCCGCGGCTTCATGAAGATCATCAGCCTGGCTCCGGAGGTGCTGTAATGGCGACCGCAAAGATCAAGAAGGGTGACACCGTCGTGGTCCTGTCCGGCAAGGACAAGGGCCAGACCGGCACCGTCATGCAGGTTTTCCCGAAGGACGCGAAGGTCCTGGTGGAAGGCGTGAACGTGATGACCCGTCACCGCAAGCCCACCCAGGCGAACCCGCAGGGCGGCATCGACCGCACGCCGGCGCCGATGCACATCTCCAAGGTTGCGATTGCCGATCCGAAGGACGGCAAGGCCACCCGCGTGCGCATCGAAGAGCGCGACGGCAAGAAGGTTCGCGTCGCAGTCAAGTCCGGGGAGACCATCGATGGCTGATTATACCCCCCGCATGAAGCAGCGCTACGACGATCAGATCGTCAAGGCGATGACCGAGAAGTTCGGTTACAAGAACGCCCTCGAAGTGCCGAAGATCGAAAAGATCACGCTCAACATGGGCGTCGGCGAGGCGAGCCAGGACAAGAAGAAGGTCCAGACCGCTGCCGAGGAAATGGAACTGATCGCCGGCCAGAAGCCGGTCATCACCAAGGCCAAGAAGTCGATCGCACAGTTCAAGCTGCGCGAAGGCATGCCGATCGGTTGCAAGGTCACCCTGCGCCGCGAACGCATGTACGAATTCCTCGACCGCCTGGTCACCATCGCGATGCCCCGCATCCGCGACTTCCGCGGGGTCAACCCGAAGTCGTTCGACGGTCGCGGCAACTATGCGATGGGCCTGAAGGAGCAGATCGTCTTCCCCGAAATCTCGTACGACAAGATCGACGTGGTCCGGGGCATGGACATCATCGTCACCACCACGGCGAAGACCGACGACGAAGCGCGCGAACTGCTGCGCCTGTTCGGTTTCCCGTTCCCGGCTGAAGAGTCGGCAGAGAAAGAAGCGGCCTGAGGGCCGAAAAGGAAGAGAGCTTAAGTCCAATGGCGAAACTGAGTTCCATCAACAAGAACGAGCGGCGCAAGAAGCTCGTCAAGAAGTATGCGGCGAAATATGCCAAGCTGAAGGCGATCGCGGACGACACGTCGGCCGACGAGACCGAGCGGCTGATGGCGCGCCTCAAGATGGCGGAAGTGCCGCGTAACGGGAATCCCACCCGCGTGCGCAACCGCTGCACCACCACCGGCCGCCCGCGCGGCTATTACCGCAAGTTCGGGCTCAACCGCATCGAACTGCGCAATCTTGGCAACAAGGGCATGATCCCTGGCTTGACCAAGTCGAGCTGGTGAGGAGCTGACACATGGCTATGACCGATCCTCTGGGTGACATGCTCACCCGCATCCGCAACGGCCAGCAGGCGAAGAAGGACAGCGTCCTTTCGCCCGCTTCCAAGCTGCGTGCGAACGTCCTCGAAGTGCTCCAGCGCGAAGGATACATCCGTGGCTACAGCGACGACGCTTCGGGCAAGCACCCGCAGCTGCGGATCGAACTGAAGTATTTCGAAGGCGAACCGGCGATCAAGCACATCGCCCGCGTCTCCAAGCCTGGCCGCCGCGTCTACTCGGGTTCCAAGGAACTGCCGACGATCCGCAACGGCCTCGGCATCACCATCGTCTCGACGCCGCGCGGCGTGCTTTCGGACAACGAAGCGCGCAACGACAACGTCGGCGGCGAAGTGCTGGCGGAGGTGTTCTGATGAGCCGCATCGGTAAACGTCCGGTGGCCATCCCCAGCGGGGTGACCGCCAATATCGAAGGCGACACGCTGAGCGTGAAGGGGCCCAAGGGCACTCTCACCATGGGCTTGTCGGACCTCGTCGAGTACAAGCTGGACGACGGCGAAATCTCGGTGAAGCCGGCCAACGACACGCGCGCCGCACGCAACCACTGGGGCATGCAGCGCACGCTGGTGAACAACCTCGTCGAAGGCGTGACCGAAGGGTTCACCAAGGTCCTCGAGATCTCGGGCGTCGGCTATCGTGCCGCGGTGAAGGGCAAGACCCTGAACCTGCAGCTCGGCTACAGCCACGACGTCGACATCGACATCCCCGAAGGAATCGAGATCAAGACTCCGGATCAGACCACCGTTGAGATCAGCGGGATCGACAAGCAGAAGGTCGGCCAGGTCGCCGCAGAAATCCGCCGCTGGCGCAAGCCCGAGCCGTACAAGGGCAAGGGCATCAAGTACCGCGGCGAATACATCTTCCGCAAGGAAGGGAAGAAGAAGTAAGATGGCAAAGCTTTCTCTTTTTGAACGCCGCCGCCGCCGTGTGCGCAGCGCCCTGCGCGCCCGTGGCAGCCAGCGTCCGCGCCTGTCGGTGCACCGCACCGGCCGGCACATCTACGCGCAGGTCATCGACGATGCGGAAGGCAAGACCGTTGCCGCCGCATCCACGCTCGGCGCCAAGTCGTCGGGTGCGAATGTCGATGCCGCCGCGCAGGTCGGCAAGGACATCGCCGCCGCCGCCAAGAAGGCCGGCGTCACCTCCGTCGTGTTCGATCGCGGCGGCTTCCTGTTCCACGGCCGTGTGAAAGCACTGGCCGACGCCGCCCGCGAAGGCGGGCTGGAGTTCTGATAATGGCTGACGACAAGAACACTCCCGCAGAAGAGCCCAAGATCGAAGAGACCGCTGCTGCCGAAGCGGAGACTCCGAAGACGGACGCTACCGAACAGGCGAGCGCCGATGCGAACATCGACGGCTCCACCCCGACGCCGACGACGACCAGCACCGAAGCTGCGGACAACCAGTCCGCTGCCGACGGCGATCCGGCCCAGCCCAGCGAAGCACGCGGTGGCCGTGGCGGCGGTCGCGGTGGCGATCGTGGTGGTCGCGACAACCGTGGCGGCCGCGGCCGCGACAACCGCGGTGGCCGTGGACGTGGCCGGGACGAGGACGATGGCGAAGAGCTGATCGAAAAGCTCGTCCACATCAACCGCGTCTCCAAGACGGTGAAGGGCGGCAAGCGCTTTGGTTTCGCCGCACTCGTGGTCGTCGGTGACGGCCAGGGCCGCGTCGGTTTCGGCCACGGCAAGGCCCGCGAAGTGCCGGAAGCCATCAACAAGGCCACCGCAGCCGCGAAGAAGAAGATGGTTCGCGTTCCGCTGAAGGAAGGCCGCACGCTGCACCACGATGCCAAGGGCCGTTTCGGCGCCGGCAAGGTCGTGGTCCGCACGGCGCCTCCGGGTACCGGCATCATCGCAGGCGGTCCGATGCGTGCCGTGTTCGAAGCGCTCGGCGTTGCCGACGTGGTGACCAAGTCGGTGGGCACCTCGAACCCCTATAACATGATCCGCGCCACGTTCGATGGCCTGGGCAACCAGACTTCGCCGAAGTCGGTCGCACAGCGTCGCGGCAAGAAGGTCGCCGACTTGCTCGGTCGCGGTGGCGCCAGCGAAGCGGAGGCCAAGGCCGACGCTGAAGCGATTGCGGAGTAATCCAGATGGCTGACAAGAAAACCATCAAGATCCGTCAGATCGGTTCGCCGATCCGTCGTCCGGAAGTCCAGCGCAAGATGCTGATCGGCCTGGGCCTGAACAAGATGCACAAGGTCGTCGAAGTTCAGGACACGCCGGAAGTGCGCGGGGCGATCCGCAAGCTTCCCCACATGGTGGAAGTAATCAACGACTGACCGGACGCGCGGCCCCGCTTCGGCGGGGCTTCGCATCCATCCTTTCAGCGCGAATTAAAGCGAAAGCGAGTGCACACATGACTATCAAACTCAACGACCTCCGCGACAATCCGGGCGCCCGCAAGGAACGCGTGCGCGTCGGCCGCGGCATCGGTTCGGGCAAGGGCAAGACCGCCGCACGCGGCCAGAAGGGCCAGAAGAGCCGTTCGGGCGTCGCCGTTAAGGGCTTCGAAGGCGGCCAGATGCCGCTGCACATGCGCCTGCCGAAGCGCGGCTTCAACAATCCGTTCGGCAAGGACTTCGCCGAAGTGAACCTGGGCATGGTCCAGAAGTTCATCGACGCGAAGAAGCTGGATGCCAAGAAGGACATCGACCACGCAGCGCTGAAGGCCGCCGGCCTAGCACGCGGCGGCAAGGACGGTGTCCGCCTGCTCGGCAAGGGCGAACTGAAGGCCAAGGCCAAGTTCGTCGTCCACGGCGCTTCGAAGGGTGCCATGGAAGCGGTCGAGAAGGCCGGCGGTTCGGTCGAGATCGTGTCCGCCAAGCCGGCCAAGGCCGATGCGGACGCAGGCGCAAAGGCTGGCAAGGCCAAGAAAACCGACAAGAAGTCCGCCAAGAAGGCCGACTAAGCGGTAAAACGGATCGGGCGGGGTTTTGCTTCCCCGCCCGCATCCTATATGAGCGCTTCGCTCTTGCCGGGGAGGGACCGGCGGCTCCAAAGCTGGGCATGGAACGACAATGGCATCACGCGCCGACAATCTCGCAGCAAACCTGAGTTTCGCCAATTTTTCCAAGGCGACCGAGCTCAAGCAGCGTATCTGGTTCACCATCGGCGCACTGATCGTGTTCCGTTTCATGAGCTTCGTGCCGCTGCCGGGTGTCAACCCGACGGTGCTGAACTCGCTTTACGACCAGACCCGCGGCGGCGTGCTCGACCTGTTCAACGCCTTTTCGGGCGGCAGCCTGGAGCGGATGAGCATCATCGCGCTCGGCGTTATGCCCTACATCACCGCCTCCATCGTCGTGCAGATGGCATCCGCCCTGCATCCAACGCTTATGGCCCTCAAGAAAGAGGGCGAGGCCGGGCGCAAGAAGCTGAACCAGTACACCCGCTACGGCACGGTGTTCCTGTGCGTAATCCAGGGCTGGTTCATCGCATCGGGGCTTGAGGCGTTCGGCGCCTCGCAGGGCCTGCAGGCGGTGGTCGACCCCGGCTACATGTTCCGCGTCGGCGCGGTCATCAGCCTTGTCGGCGGAACCATGTTCCTGCTCTGGCTGGGCGAGCAGATCACGAGCCGCGGCATCGGCAACGGCGTGTCGCTGATCATCATGGCCGGCATCGTCGCCCAGTTTCCGACTTTCACGACCAACCTGTTCTCCGGCTACAGCTCCGGCTCGATCGGCGCGGGCCTCATCATCGGCCTGCTCGTGATGCTGGTGCTGCTCATCCTCGGCATCTGTTTCATGGAGCGAGCCCAGCGCCGCCTGCTGATCCAGTATCCCAAGCGTGCGACCCAGAACGGCCAGATGCAGGCGGACCGCAGCCACCTGCCGCTGAAGCTCAATACCGCGGGCGTCATCCCGCCGATCTTCGCCAGCTCGCTGCTTCTCTTGCCGCTCACGGTGACGCAGTTCGCCGGCAACTCGATCGACACGACGAGTGGCGGCGGCACGATCCTGCAGCAAGTGCTGCAGTATCTCCAGCACGGCCAGCCGCTCTACATGCTGCTCTATGCCGCGCTCATCATCTTCTTCTGCTTCTTCTACACCGCCATCGTCTTCAACCCGGAAGAGACGGCGGAAAACCTGAAGAAGAACGGCGGCTTCATCCCTGGCATCCGTCCGGGCAAGCGCACCGCGGACTATCTCGATTACGTGCTCACCCGCGTGACGGTGGTCGGGGCGATCTACCTCACCATCGTCTGCGTCGTTCCCGAATGGGGTATCGCGCAGACCGGCCTGCCGCTGTTTCTGGGCGGGACCAGCCTGCTGATCGTGGTCAACGTTACGGTTGACACCATCACGCAGATCCAGTCGCACCTGCTGGCGCACCAGTATGGCGACTTGATCAAGAAGGCGAATCTCAAGGGCAAGGGCCGGCGTCCGCGCAGGCAATAAGCGGCGGGTATTTCCCCGGCAGGGGCGGCCCGCGCTGCCTTGCGCTGGCATGATGCTGCGCTAGGGTGCCCGCTTCCTTCGAACCTTCCGATTCCACACCGGGAGCCTACTTACGTGAACATCATCCTCCTCGGACCTCCCGGCGCGGGCAAGGGCACCCAGGCTCACCGACTGACCGAACATCACGGCATGCGCCAGCTTTCGACCGGTGACATGCTGCGCGCGGCGGTCAAGGCGCAGACCCCGGTCGGCATAAAGGCGAAGGAAGTGATGGACCGCGGCGAGCTGGTCTCCGACGAGATCGTCTCCGCCCTGATCGACGCCGAGCTGGAAGCTATGGGCGACGATGTCGGCGCCATCTTCGACGGCTATCCCCGCACTGCGGCGCAGGCCGAACAGCTCGACGGCATCCTGGGCAAGCACAACCGCGCGCTCGACCACGTTATCGAGCTGGAGGTGGATGTGGACGCGCTGGTGAAGCGCATCACCGGCCGCTTCTCCTGCGCCAATTGCGGCGCGCTCTACCACAACACCGCGAACCCGCCCGAGAAAGAGGGCGTCTGCGACCAATGCGGCGGGACCGAATTCAAGCGCCGGCCCGACGATAACGAGGAAACCGTGCGCACCCGCATGGACGAATACCGCAGGAAGACGGCGCCGATCCTGCCGATCTATGAAGAGCGCGGGATCGTTACCCGGGTGGACGGCATGGGCGAGATCGACGACGTCACGACCGCGATCGAAAGCGTCATTGCCCCCGCTTGAGGCGCTTTCCCCGCGCGCCATACTCCGGCACATTGCAGGGAAGGGTTCGGCATGAAATTACTATCGATACTGGGAAGTGCGCTTGCGCTCACGGTTCTGGCCGCGCCCGCGCAGGCCGAAGTCGTGCAATCGTCCGAGCTCGGTTTCGTCACGTCCGACAGCACCATCGTGAAAGCCGCGCCGGACGAAGTTTGGGACGATCTCGTGGAGCCGTCCGAATGGTGGAACCCCGACCACAGCTATTCGCTCGATGCGGAGAATTTCTACCTCGATGCCTACGAGGCTGGCTGCTTCTGCGAGAGCTTGCCGGACGACGGTTTTGCCGAGCACATGCGGGTCATCCACGCCGCGCCCGGCAAGCTGCTGCGGATGTCGGGCGCGATCGGCCCGCTGCAATCCGAAGCGATCACGGGCACGCTCTCGATCGCGCTGACGCCGGTAGACGGCGGCACGAAGATCGAGTGGACCTATGTGGTCATCGGATACGGGCGCTTCCCGATGGAGGCCATCGCAACGGCGGTGGATGCCGTGCAGAGCGAGCAGCTGATGCGCTTAGCACGGCTTGTGGATAATGCGACGCCCCAGGTTCCGGTACAGCCGATACACTGATCCGGACCCGCTCCCGGTTGCAATCGGACGCGCGGTTAGTATATAGCTGTCGCATCGACGCGATATTCCGCGTCCTGCCGCACGTGCTGGTTGACGGGGCGTGCGAATCATCTTAAGCGCGCGCACTATTCGACAGTTGGCGGGTTATCCGGTAGGCATCGGCGATGACGATGTCCCATCCGGGCCTTTTGCGTTTCCAGCGCAAGCCTCCCGCCGCAGTCGAAGTCAAAGCGATGAGATAGGGGTGGCCGACCGGCCAAAACCCTGTGGAGCATGGAGAAGTAAGTGGCTCGTATTGCCGGGGTCAATATCCCCACCAACAAGCGCGTGATTATCGCGCTCACCTACATCCACGGTATCGGCCGCACCCAGGCCGTGAAGATCGCCGACAAGCTCGGCATCGATCACACCGTGCGTGTCCAGGACCTGACCGACGCCGAAGTCGTCCAGATCCGTGAAACGATCGACAGCGACTACACCGTCGAAGGCGACCTTCGCCGCCAGACCGCGATGAACATCAAGCGCCTGATGGACCTGCGGTCCTACCGCGGCCTTCGCCATCGTAACGGCCTGCCGGTCCGCGGCCAGCGCACGCACACCAATGCGCGCACCCGCAAGGGCAAGGCCAAGCCGATCGCCGGCAAGAAGAAATAGGATCAGAAAACAGTCCGGGGGACTGTTTTCCCTATTTCTCCGCCGGAGGCAGGGGAATGGGAAGCGATCCTTCCGATACTAGGAAAGCAGAGGCGGTCTAAGCGCCTCCAACCTACGAGGAATTCAACATGGCACGCGAACCCAGCCGCATCCGGCGCCGCGAGCGGAAAAACATCTCCAGCGGCGTTGCGCACATCAACGCCAGCTTCAACAACACCATGATCACCATCACCGACGCACAGGGCAACGCGATCAGCTGGTCCAGCGCCGGCATGATGGGCTTCAAGGGCAGCCGCAAGTCCACCCCGTACGCCGCGCAGGTCGCTGCGGACGATGCGGGCAAGAAGGCCGCCGAACATGGTGTCCGCACCCTGGAAGTCGAAGTGAAGGGCCCGGGTTCGGGCCGCGAGAGCGCACTGCGTGGTCTTGCCGCTGTCGGCTTCACGATCACTTCGATCCGCGACGTCACGCCGATCCCGCACAACGGGGTCCGGCCGTCCAAGCGTCGCCGCGTCTGATCGAAGTTCCGGCGGGGCAGCCCGCCGCAAGTCTCTTCGGATCGGCCGCGGCGTCAAAAACGCTTGCGGCCTTTCCTGCTAATTTCACACC
This sequence is a window from Alteriqipengyuania flavescens. Protein-coding genes within it:
- the rplB gene encoding 50S ribosomal protein L2 yields the protein MALKNYNPTSPARRGLILVDKTGLWKGKPEKSLTEGKRKTGGRNNKGHVTSRGIGGGHKQKYRFVDFKRRKWDVEGTVERIEYDPNRTAFIALVKYDDGELAYIIAPQRVAAGDKVIAGEKTDVKPGNAMLLSQMPVGTICHNVEMKPGKGGQIARSAGAYVQLVGRDRGMVIVRLNSGEQRYIRGECMGTVGAVSNPDNQNQNFGKAGRTRHKGKRPLTRGVAKNPVDHPHGGGEGRTSGGRHPVTPWGKPTKGARTRNNKQTDKMIIRSRHAKKKR
- the rpsS gene encoding 30S ribosomal protein S19, whose translation is MARSVWKGPFVELSLLKKAEDAQDQSNAKPIKTWSRRSTILPQFVGLTFNVYNGHKFIPVSVNEDMVGHKLGEFAPTRTFPGHAADKKGKR
- the rplV gene encoding 50S ribosomal protein L22, translated to MSKQKAPRRVADNEALSVGTTIRGSAQKLNLVAELIRGKKVEDAMNILAFSKRAMARDASKVLASAIANAENNHDLDVDALIVAEASVGKSVTMKRFHTRGRGKSTRILKPFSRLRIVVREVEEA
- the rpsC gene encoding 30S ribosomal protein S3, which gives rise to MGQKSNPIGLRLQINRTWDSRWYAEGADYAQQLKEDIEIRKYIVDTLPQAAISKVVIERPAKLCRISIYAARPGVIIGKKGADIEKLRSKLAGMTSSEVKLNIVEIRKPEIDAKLVAQGIADQLIRRVAFRRAMKRAMQSAMRLGAEGIKIVCGGRLGGAEIARVEQYREGRVPLHTLRANIDYAEAEALTAYGIIGIKVWVFKGEILGHDPVAQDRLMMEAQTSGVRPAR
- the rplP gene encoding 50S ribosomal protein L16, whose protein sequence is MLQPKKHKFRKAFKGKIHGNAKGGTDLNFGSYGLKAMEPERITARQIEAARRAITRHIKRQGRLWIRVFPDVPVSKKPAEVRQGKGKGSVEYWAARVKPGRILFELDGVAGPLAAEAFSRAAMKLPIKTKVVARLGDTSHLEG
- the rpmC gene encoding 50S ribosomal protein L29: MSKIEDLRTKSDDQLVEELTELKREQYNLRFQAATNQLERPARIQEVRRQIARIKTLQTERSAAAKA
- the rpsQ gene encoding 30S ribosomal protein S17; amino-acid sequence: MPKRILIGTVTSDKTDKTVTVLVERKVKHPLYGKIIRRSKKYHAHDEANEYGLGDVVRIEETKPISKTKSWIVKDRVTAGGTQAVEADLEVEAANNEIG
- the rplN gene encoding 50S ribosomal protein L14; protein product: MIQMQSNLDVADNSGAKRVQCIKVLGGSKRRTASVGDVIVVSVKEAQPRAKVKKGDVHRAVIVRTKKDVRRPDGSVIRFDSNAAVLVNKSEEPIGTRIFGPVVRELRGRGFMKIISLAPEVL
- the rplX gene encoding 50S ribosomal protein L24 — protein: MATAKIKKGDTVVVLSGKDKGQTGTVMQVFPKDAKVLVEGVNVMTRHRKPTQANPQGGIDRTPAPMHISKVAIADPKDGKATRVRIEERDGKKVRVAVKSGETIDG
- the rplE gene encoding 50S ribosomal protein L5 — protein: MADYTPRMKQRYDDQIVKAMTEKFGYKNALEVPKIEKITLNMGVGEASQDKKKVQTAAEEMELIAGQKPVITKAKKSIAQFKLREGMPIGCKVTLRRERMYEFLDRLVTIAMPRIRDFRGVNPKSFDGRGNYAMGLKEQIVFPEISYDKIDVVRGMDIIVTTTAKTDDEARELLRLFGFPFPAEESAEKEAA
- the rpsN gene encoding 30S ribosomal protein S14 → MAKLSSINKNERRKKLVKKYAAKYAKLKAIADDTSADETERLMARLKMAEVPRNGNPTRVRNRCTTTGRPRGYYRKFGLNRIELRNLGNKGMIPGLTKSSW
- the rpsH gene encoding 30S ribosomal protein S8, coding for MAMTDPLGDMLTRIRNGQQAKKDSVLSPASKLRANVLEVLQREGYIRGYSDDASGKHPQLRIELKYFEGEPAIKHIARVSKPGRRVYSGSKELPTIRNGLGITIVSTPRGVLSDNEARNDNVGGEVLAEVF
- the rplF gene encoding 50S ribosomal protein L6, whose amino-acid sequence is MSRIGKRPVAIPSGVTANIEGDTLSVKGPKGTLTMGLSDLVEYKLDDGEISVKPANDTRAARNHWGMQRTLVNNLVEGVTEGFTKVLEISGVGYRAAVKGKTLNLQLGYSHDVDIDIPEGIEIKTPDQTTVEISGIDKQKVGQVAAEIRRWRKPEPYKGKGIKYRGEYIFRKEGKKK
- the rplR gene encoding 50S ribosomal protein L18 — its product is MAKLSLFERRRRRVRSALRARGSQRPRLSVHRTGRHIYAQVIDDAEGKTVAAASTLGAKSSGANVDAAAQVGKDIAAAAKKAGVTSVVFDRGGFLFHGRVKALADAAREGGLEF
- the rpsE gene encoding 30S ribosomal protein S5 translates to MMADDKNTPAEEPKIEETAAAEAETPKTDATEQASADANIDGSTPTPTTTSTEAADNQSAADGDPAQPSEARGGRGGGRGGDRGGRDNRGGRGRDNRGGRGRGRDEDDGEELIEKLVHINRVSKTVKGGKRFGFAALVVVGDGQGRVGFGHGKAREVPEAINKATAAAKKKMVRVPLKEGRTLHHDAKGRFGAGKVVVRTAPPGTGIIAGGPMRAVFEALGVADVVTKSVGTSNPYNMIRATFDGLGNQTSPKSVAQRRGKKVADLLGRGGASEAEAKADAEAIAE
- the rpmD gene encoding 50S ribosomal protein L30; the encoded protein is MADKKTIKIRQIGSPIRRPEVQRKMLIGLGLNKMHKVVEVQDTPEVRGAIRKLPHMVEVIND
- the rplO gene encoding 50S ribosomal protein L15; this translates as MKLNDLRDNPGARKERVRVGRGIGSGKGKTAARGQKGQKSRSGVAVKGFEGGQMPLHMRLPKRGFNNPFGKDFAEVNLGMVQKFIDAKKLDAKKDIDHAALKAAGLARGGKDGVRLLGKGELKAKAKFVVHGASKGAMEAVEKAGGSVEIVSAKPAKADADAGAKAGKAKKTDKKSAKKAD
- the secY gene encoding preprotein translocase subunit SecY, coding for MASRADNLAANLSFANFSKATELKQRIWFTIGALIVFRFMSFVPLPGVNPTVLNSLYDQTRGGVLDLFNAFSGGSLERMSIIALGVMPYITASIVVQMASALHPTLMALKKEGEAGRKKLNQYTRYGTVFLCVIQGWFIASGLEAFGASQGLQAVVDPGYMFRVGAVISLVGGTMFLLWLGEQITSRGIGNGVSLIIMAGIVAQFPTFTTNLFSGYSSGSIGAGLIIGLLVMLVLLILGICFMERAQRRLLIQYPKRATQNGQMQADRSHLPLKLNTAGVIPPIFASSLLLLPLTVTQFAGNSIDTTSGGGTILQQVLQYLQHGQPLYMLLYAALIIFFCFFYTAIVFNPEETAENLKKNGGFIPGIRPGKRTADYLDYVLTRVTVVGAIYLTIVCVVPEWGIAQTGLPLFLGGTSLLIVVNVTVDTITQIQSHLLAHQYGDLIKKANLKGKGRRPRRQ